The Aedes albopictus strain Foshan chromosome 1, AalbF5, whole genome shotgun sequence genomic interval ctggcggcagtcggCGTGGACCAACCAACTCACTGGGCAAGTATCAACTCTCCATTATTTCCTAGTGATCAGTCATATCCCATCGGTTATCCCAACATTCCAGCGTCATCGAATGATGAAACACATCGCAACCGAACAACCTCAAGCATCGACGGAGACAGCAACACTTCAAGGCAGGAACAACGAGGAAACCTGCTACTCTTCCAATGGAACATTCGCGGATTTTGGAGCAATTACAACGAGCTCAATCACCTAGTGCACGAAACGCCACCAATAGCCTTGGGGCTGCAAGAAATGATGACGAAGAACACCAACAAGGCCCTTCGAGGACAATACAATTGGATTTTTTCCGACAGGCACTACTCGCAAGGCGCCGGCGCTGCCGGCCTGGGAATTTTGTCTGAGGTACCCCACAAGTTCATAACAATCCATTCCTCAATTCTTGTTTGCATTGCACGCCTGTATAGCCCATACAACATCACAGTAGTATCCATATACGTTCCACCAAATAGCCTGGACTCTCACATAATAGACACCCTAAACACCATTTTATCGACCACAGAACCACCCTATATAATAGGAGGGGATTTCAACGCCGCCCACGAAGCCTGGGGGAGTCCAAAATCATCAAAAAGAGGTCAACAGTTACTAAGTTGGTTCGTTGAAAATGACCTTTTAGTTCTGAACAATGGAGAACCGACCTTCATAAGCTCTCGTCATGGAAGCACTTCCTGCATCGACCTGACGGTCGCCTCCAATAGTCTTGCTAGTCGACTATATTGGTCTATCGGAAATGACACAAACGGTAGTGATCATTTTCCGATCCAAGTCTACACACAAGGAAGACCCACAGAAATACGACAACGAAAGAGATGGTTGTATAAAAACGCTGACTGGACCCATTTCGAAAATAATATATTAGAATTCGTACAACCAGGTTCAGATATTTCGATTGACCAGCTTAGTGACATTATCGTAAAATCGGCCGGAACGTCAATCCCAATGACATCTGGCAAGCCATGTGGAAGGGCTGAAATCTGGTGGACTGACGAAGTTAAAGCAGCGATTAAAGCACGTCGAAAGGCCTTGCGAAAGTTGAAACGTTCCTCCACTATCGATCCCGAGCACGAATGTTTGAGGAAAGCATTCCAAATAGCTCGAGCTACCGCCAGGAAAACTGTCTCGCAAGCAAAGCAAGATACATGGGATATATTCTGCAACAGTTTCAATCCGCACACCCCGTCACAAACACTTTGGAGCAACTTCAACAAGCTTAGTGGCAAAAGAAAGCAGACAAATAAAGGAATTGTTATAGAAGGAAAGTATGAAAAAGATCCATCCGTCATCTGTGAACGCTTCGCTGAGTTTTTCCAGCAATCCTCAACGACTTCTACCAACTCTAGTAATGCCAGCAGCTATGAATGCAATATGTCACCGCCTGCAACGATCGAGGCCTCATTATTGGATAGAGACTTCACTATCAGTGAACTCCTGGGTGCCATCGATTCTGCAAAGGGTTACTCTACCGGGAACGACAACATCGGATATCCAATGATTCAGCACTTACCAATCGCTGGAAAATACGCCATGTTGCGAACCTTCAATCGCGTCTGGGCTGAAGGACAGTTTCCTGCACGTTGGAGAGAAGGGATAGTTGTACCCATCCCAAAGCCCCACACCACCCACAACTCCATGGAAAACTATCGTCCCATCACTCTTCTGAGTTGCATTGGGAAAATCTACGAAAGGATGGTGAATCATCGTCTGGTTACGTTTCTAGAAGAGCAAAACGTTCTACATCCCCAGCAACACGCTTTCCGGGCTGGACGAGGGACCTCTACCTACTTTTCCGAGCTAAAAGAAATCATAGAAAATGCCAAACAGTCCAAAACACATCTCGAGTTCGCTTTGCTCGACATTCGTAAAGCCTACGACCAGGCTTGGCGCCCCCACATTTTGCAGCAATTAAAACGTGTGAACGCTGGTTATCGCATCGAGTCGTGCATCACTCAATTTTTGAACGATCGACGGTTTCGTGTCTGCTATGGCGGATCTCTTTCGTCCGAAAAGTCCTTAGATAACGGTGTCCCTCAAGGATCGGTGCTAGCAGTTACGCTATTTCTGCTGGCGATGAACACGGTTTTTGACGTCATTCCAAAAAACATTCGAATTTTGGTATATGCCGACGACATATTATTAATTGCCTCGTCCAAGCAGCTATCTACAGTGCGCCAACATCTCTCAAAGGCAGTTCATGCAGTTAATGAATGGGCAAAAAACATTAAATTCTGTCTGTCGGCTTCCAAATCATGCCTCTTGCACCTTTGTCATAGAAAGGGGCACAGAGGATACAGATCGCTTCCTGCAATTGCCCTGGAAGGCGAAACCATCCCTGAAGTGAATGCTGCCCGATTTCTAGGAGTATGGATCAATCGCCGAGGTCAATTTTCTATGCACGCTGCCAAGACAAGAGACTCTGCAGAATCGAATTAACTTCATTAAAGCTATATCATCGAAAGCCAGCAGGTCCTCATTATGGAAGATTGCCAATGCAGTATGTATGTCGAAGCTCATATATGGTGTAGAACTATTTGGAAACGAAATCACCACTCTTTTACAACCCATTTACAATCAGCTCTTAAGAATCTCGTCAGGTGCCCTCCCCTCCTCACCGACCCTTAGCTTGGCTGCCGAGGCAGGAGAGCTTCCTTTCAACCTACGGATTACTGAAATATTCATACGTAAATACTGCAGAATTGTCGAAAAGTGTAACAAAGAATATACGCACTTTCGAAAAGCTGTGGACTTCGCACTAAACAACGCTGCAGGATTCAACCTACCAAGTATTGCCAAGCTTCAACGTGTTGGCCGTCGTCCTTGGAATCTCCAACGAATACAAACGGACTCCACGGTTAAAAATGCCTTTAAGAAAGGACAAAACACCAGACTTGCCAGAATCATCGTCGAAGATCACCTCAACTCAAGATACGCCGACCATACCAAGTTTTTCACGGACGGATCAAAAAGTGCTACAGAAGTCGGTATCGGAGTAATTAGATCTAATATTTGTATCGAAAGAAGCCTTCCACCCCAATGTAGCGTCTACACAGCGGAGGCTGCCGCTCTGGAAGCCGCTGCACGTCAGGCTCCCAGAACACCTACTGTTATACTATCCGATTCTGCAAGCTGCATCACCGCCATCGAAAAAGGAGAATCAACCCACCCCTTCATACAGGCCTTCGAAAAAGCATCCGCTCAGAAATGTATTACAGTTTGCTGGATACCAGGTCACTCTGGTATCCCAGGAAACGAGCTGGCGGATAATGCCGCCGAACGTGGACGATCGTCCAGACTTCTATCTCGATCTGTTCCTGCCGCCGATGTATCCCACTGGGTGAAAAAACTACTTTTCAGACATTTTCAGGAACAATGGTCTAACAATAGAACCACTTTCTTACAGCTAAGTAAACCAACGATTGGTAAATGGATAGACAGGGAAAATCGCCTCGAGCAAAAAATTTTAACCAGACTTCGTATAGGACATACTATAACAACTAAAAAACATCTGTATGATAAAAACAGTTCACGAAATTGTGACATCTGCAAATCAGAGGTAACAGTTGAACACATACTAATCAACTGTAGGAAGTTCGACTTACTTAGGGAAGAGTTAGCTTTAAGCAACAATGTTGAAATACTATTAGGCAACAACAAAGACAATGAATCAGCTCTTATCAAGTTTATAAAAAAAGCTAACTTGTACGataaaatttaagaaaagttTGCGGTTAATAAAAGCGAATGAACCTAGGTTTACAACCtctataataaataaaaaaaataaaaaaaaagattgaaacccagcaggacgtcgcagcaaaggcagacccagaggctcagaAATTAgacctgaccacaggtcaaggcgatggctggcaatcacccaggatggaaatctttcaattcggccctctgcaccaccgtgggtgcctacccaggactgaaagtaaataaGTGTGCGAGTTCCGACAATACCGAAAAATAACCCTTCAAAGTTTACGTTCGTTATGGCAGATTTCACCCCAAATTGGGCtaaaaagttttataaaattgcacatgtacctcggatcgtctcgacgtcttcggtgcacttgttccttgatttacaaggaataagtgcatcgAAGACCCCAACTTGATACGACGtggtcctgcgctgcaatcacactttgaaggtgcttgcattgcacactattgtgtcagtccgaTTTGAGGAGCAGTTAGCAATACTGACCTGCGTTTGGCACCTTAAGGCTTGAAATGTACAGAACACGATCGGAAGGTCAGGTGAAGCGCGATCTGGCGAGCTTTATTTGTTGTATAGCACAATATGGCTTAAATTATTCAGTATAACGCATAAAACACAATTTGAGAacacaagggctgaaagtctctttaataaagacaaatcaatcaatcaatcaagttgAGAATTACAACTCCTTTGGATCGCTTGGATCAATGActtgaaaaaaaagttcattGAGTAGCCACCGCGACCCACCTTTCGCTATATTTGCGGTGCTGCGCTCGTCGTTCGCACTATGCAGAAAACAAGCAAAAATCAACCCAACTTCTCGCACATCGGAAAGAACGATCAAACTCTCGTTCGATTGAGATCGACGTGCGCCCCCAGTGACGAGACGAGAGCAGAGAAACGGAGATACACAAGCGGAAGGCAAGGAAGGCCGTCCGTATACGAACGTCGTACGGACAGACGTAGCGCACAGAAACCACACAATGAAAAACCATCGATCGTCTCAGCTGTGTCCAGAATTATCAATTTCAGGACGTTTTGGAGCCACTTTCCCGTGCCTGTTGGCGCCATCCATTCCCCCCTGGATGCATTTCACCGCGGGTTATCACAAAAATAGCCATCTCGTGATGAAAGAGAAGTTTTCCTTTCTTTTTGTACCGAGTTCCCACCACCGCCACAACACTTACAGATTTTCGATGGTGTCTTTCGGGCTGCTGCTAAGGCCATAATCCACTCCGCACAGACGGGGGTGTTTCACTTGGGCGAGAGGAAAATCCTGCGCTGCTATCACAATTTTAGCACAAGCACTTTTTTCGGGCCTATTCTACGCGATGGCCTATTTCCGTTTCTTCATTCGCGGGGCCGGAACCGAGCGGAACGATGTGGACACAAGTTTTCGGCTCGAAATTTTCACTTTACGCACGGATTTTGTgactcttttatttttttccactTGCACCACACAGAGCAGTCTTCTCTTCTTCTGCTCGTCGCTACTCTGTTGCTTCTTTTTCTTTGGCGTTTGACAGATTTGACAGTTATCACGGTTTCGCACTGGGAAGAGGTTGGATCCGTTGGTCGAAACATCGCAGCATCAGGTCGAttaattttcacaaaaaatcgacaatgatttttcgtaAGAGCCTAACTgacttctagattgagtttaaatacaAACGTCTTGACTTCCCGCTTTAacaatgcatcaaaacttcaaacgcacaaatctcaagaaaaaagcttcacacaacaaagccttttattattctgttcttgctcacttgtaataagcttaaaataagaagatcaggtgcgctggttttgtttacgaagagatttgtgccctcaaaatcgtgagtaggtgccagagtcagccattgtgacggccattttgggattctaacaagtctgtccttaaataaaggcgaaagtaacatgagcgagttctcttcatcttcTCTTTcccccttatttaaactcaatctagacttggtcgatttctcttcgtccactctctctctttcgctctcgctctcgctaataacttgatcaaaacaaacaaaatcattattctttttgtttgtataaatagcaacatgtagtcgtcttctttgcatttcaaccaaaaaatctttggaaaactcaatacatacacattctgtgataacacaaagagaggatcgatgaagggaACTCGAAAATATCAGACTCAtatgaaaaatcaatgtcgaAATGAACGAATCAACATTGCGCATTTCCAACCACTTTGCACCCCTTGCCTGGTTTAcactaacttgctcctgattttcgggtgtgtgtggctcgtgtgatgctacacagcaaaaatgcagcccgcccgatgtaattcattccgatgCACTAAATAAtcgatgtaatcacgattcctatgtacgattacattgttttgatgtaaaatccTTTGTTCTcatgtgtacatcgtcctgtgtaatattcatgcaaccaacgtattgatcgggttgcagcagttcagatgtaatattacacaacattaTTTTTTGtgtagtgcttatttcggaaattacacatttcaaacgaaatcgttgtttttgatgattgtttctctttctttatcatacCATAGACAAAATCatactttgcacgatattataatgTAGCagtgaagcagtgtcgatgtttccagcgcattttttttttcatgaaagcaatcaaaacaaaaaaacattgGACGCTATGTTGAATCGAATGGAGggttgatgattctggcccttacGTCATTCCCCTGATTCAAACGCAGGTGTAAACGTTATGTTTGCATTGAAAGCTGCAGcaaaatgagcctctgcacgaatttgccctgtcctgctcactcccacacaaaatttgaaaacagcgcgcacagtaaaagtcacgggtctagaaattccgaaaaacgatggacgtaataaatgaatcttcccatGCATCTGCACTGCAGTGGAGACTTCGGGTAAACGGCTGTGAACCATTTCTGGTTCGAAAAATCGAATCTCACCTGTAGTTTACGGTATCAAAATATCATAGAACATCGCACAAAGATGACGTTTTGTTCAAGTCCATCAGctgttttgtttacgttttccaaaattattaaaattttcgtTCATTATTTAGAACAATCTTTCTAAAAAGTGTTACATAAATTGCGTATGTTTATGACTAGGATGTGTTAATAACTTATTGATCTACGGCACTGCGAAGGAATGATTTCATTGCGTCGATTATTTGCGTGTAAAACGCATTCTCTTCAAACTAAACTGCTAGTCCGCGCTGTGCACCACGAAGTACGAGTCAAACATTCAAATTCACAACATGAAAATGGCCTTCACAAGTTTCAACTGCAACAGGCAAACTACGACACGGACTATCTCCTCAATCCGGCCAACTTGCCCCTGATTCGAGACAACATAGAGCACCGGAAAGGGATAGGAAATATCCAGCTGGTCCATGAGTTGCACAATCGAATAAAAGCCGTGCCAGCGGAACAAATACCGGAACGGGATCAATTGGCCGGTCAGCTACAGGAAGAACTTCGGAAGATTCCTAACAAGACTCATCCGGACGTGTTGGCCTACGGGGCGGAACCCAAAGTGATAAGGTATTACAATGAGAAGCCAAAGTTTGAGAAGGGGAAAGTTTTCGAATTTTCCGAAATGGCCAAAAAGATGAACATATTTCGGATGGAAAAGCTAGGGAATTTTACGGGACACAAGTCGTACTATTTGACCGGTGAGTTGGCCGAATTGGTAAGTTCTTTTCGCTATCTAAACGATCCCTATATCAAACTGTTTTCGTAATAATGTAAACTCAGACAGCATTTTTACATTCCATTGTAGGAACAAGCACTTATCAAATACGCCGTAACGAAGCTGCTGGCCAGCAAATTCAAGCTGATCACGGTGCCGGACGTTTTACCGGCCAGAGTTATCGAAAGTTGCGGTATGAACACTCATGGGGAACGAAATCAGGTTTACAAGCTGAATTTTCCGCATGAAACGCTGTGTCTCTCGGGAACGTCCGAGATGGCGTTGGCCGGATATTTTTCGGGCACAATTACCGACGAAAGTGAACTTCCGTTGAGGCTGGCCGCCGTCAGTCGATGCTTCCGAGCGGAAACCTCTGGCCTCCATGACGAGAAAGGCATTTACCGGGTGCATCAGTTTACCAAGGTGGAAATGTTTTCCGTGTGTCGACCGGATCAATCCGAGTCCATGCTGGAGGAGTTCCGGGACATCGAGGTTGGACTGTTCGATGCTCTGGGGTTGCATTTCCAACTGT includes:
- the LOC109415627 gene encoding serine--tRNA ligase, mitochondrial, coding for MISLRRLFACKTHSLQTKLLVRAVHHEVRVKHSNSQHENGLHKFQLQQANYDTDYLLNPANLPLIRDNIEHRKGIGNIQLVHELHNRIKAVPAEQIPERDQLAGQLQEELRKIPNKTHPDVLAYGAEPKVIRYYNEKPKFEKGKVFEFSEMAKKMNIFRMEKLGNFTGHKSYYLTGELAELEQALIKYAVTKLLASKFKLITVPDVLPARVIESCGMNTHGERNQVYKLNFPHETLCLSGTSEMALAGYFSGTITDESELPLRLAAVSRCFRAETSGLHDEKGIYRVHQFTKVEMFSVCRPDQSESMLEEFRDIEVGLFDALGLHFQLLDMPACELGAPAYRKYDIEAWMPGRGMYGEISSCSDCTDYQARRLGIRYRADDAQLRYAHTVNGTACAIPRMLIALLENFQNSDYTITIPAPLRPFMRGKERISRKKLLPELKLTKRLTQEEIC